From the genome of Leguminivora glycinivorella isolate SPB_JAAS2020 chromosome 26, LegGlyc_1.1, whole genome shotgun sequence, one region includes:
- the LOC125240028 gene encoding uncharacterized protein LOC125240028, translating to MFCVQEKDSHTDPFATTEKDPLAAQSSSDDEPAPKRLKGFTPSLNLQVYQIPAFNKGLSIFPTPEVKLPKFVNNPLNLANPLALPSIQANNVVKSLHSRYSLPAKLSITPVQTPKSCDSGGIVRYKKNGEIAKKRGPPKGYKRKPKVDLSQSLNNGALLQAQNTILTSLLAATNTTLSVAQPKPAPVAAKVTVVPKIKVPDGVELVEMDLDPEDWFPAEPYRMSFSRKKNPKWKTFPYQCEHCFKGYRVASTLLQHAGERHGGVPQSLAIPCPCCPHVSPRRKLHKKHLESHEGKRRRIFCVYCLPPRDPSEPYVKESEKYPFDKFPQYWYASEESLRLHKKRKHPYSGMLHYNWFNTWTDAMPNS from the exons ATGTTCTGCGTTCAAGAGAAGGACTCCCACACGGATCCGTTCGCAACCACCGAAAAGGACCCACTAGCAGCTCAGTCATCGTCCGACGATGAACCAGCCCCGAAGCGCCTCAAAGGCTTCACACCGTCTCTCAACCTCCAAGTGTACCAAATACCAGCCTTCAACAAGGGTCTATCAATATTCCCGACGCCGGAAGTGAAGCTACCAAAGTTTGTGAATAATCCGTTGAACTTGGCGAACCCGCTGGCGTTGCCAAGTATACAGGCCAATAATGTGGTCAAGTCGCTGCATAGTCGGTATTCGCTGCCCGCCAAGCTGAGTATCACGCCGGTGCAGACGCCGAAGAGTTGTGATTCTGGTGGAATTGTGAG GTATAAGAAGAATGGAGAGATTGCCAAGAAACGCGGCCCGCCCAAAGGTTACAAACGGAAACCCAAGGTGGACTTATCGCAGAGTTTAAACAACGGAGCACTCTTACAG GCACAAAACACGATTCTGACAAGTCTCCTAGCCGCCACCAATACAACATTGAGCGTGGCCCAGCCCAAACCTGCACCTGTAGCAGCGAAAGTCACTGTCGTGCCGAAAATTAAAGTACCGGATG gTGTGGAGCTGGTGGAAATGGACCTGGACCCCGAAGACTGGTTCCCGGCGGAGCCCTACCGCATGTCTTTTAGCCGTAAGAAGAACCCCAAATGGAAGACTTTCCCCTACCAGTGCGAACACTGCTTTAAG GGTTACCGAGTAGCGTCGACGCTCCTCCAGCACGCGGGTGAGCGTCACGGCGGCGTGCCGCAGTCCTTAGCCATCCCGTGCCCGTGCTGCCCGCACGTGAGCCCGCGCCGCAAGCTGCACAAGAAGCACCTCGAGTCTCACGAGGGGAAGCGGCGGAGGATATTCTGCGTCTACTGCCTACCACCCA GAGATCCCTCAGAGCCGTACGTCAAAGAGTCAGAGAAGTACCCATTTGACAAGTTCCCCCAATACTGGTATGCCTCCGAAGAGTCCCTCCGGCTTCACAAGAAACGGAAACATCCCTACTCGGGCATGCTGCACTATAACTGGTTCAATACTTGGACTGACGCTATGCCTAACAGCTAG
- the LOC125239763 gene encoding protein neuralized isoform X2, which yields MGQSGSAMPAPRTSCTGGAPNNLPPLGFHSVHGENIRISRDGSVARRVESFCKGVAFSARPVRVNEKVCLRFVEISNSWSGVIRFGFTTHDPTTLSHSLPKYACPDLTNKPGNWAKALGERFCEKDNILYYYVNSAGDVHFGVNGEDKGLFFTGVDTRSPLWALVDVYGNCTAVQFADPRVPNQVRRPNQSPVEEDRLISSMRSLSVEEPLPQPRYQNPLVPLSLHRTKGRNVQFINDRGVAARIEAEFCQGYVFTARPMRPGQTIVVQILSTETAYAGSLAIGLTSCDPATLRPCDLPDDAEQLLDRPEYWVVRRDAANGLRRGDELAVTLTLDGEVRVSRNGSNPITVMHVDHTLRLWAFVDIYGATQKVRMLSSQTAQTPPQQLRVLAGSAQPIQTGAGGTVLVVSLPPQNGAQNAANQQMTLASAHYIEPIQSSQLCLSSLTPMSPPACSPAPPYPRRAAPDSCSSTQNSCNELVNIQPERADRPSTSRQPSHHQPIYSVIGEGQNLTGTECTICYENPIDSVLYMCGHMCMCYRCAVQQWRGKGGGQCPLCRAQIKDVIRTYKS from the exons CGCCCCGCACCTCCTGCACCGGTGGCGCCCCCAACAACCTGCCCCCGCTGGGCTTCCACAGCGTCCACGGAGAGAACATCAGGATATCCAGAGACGGATCTGTTGCACGACGAGTCGAGAGCTTCTGCAAGGGCGTCGCGTTCAGCGCGAGGCCCGTGAGGGTCAATGAGAAG GTCTGCCTCCGCTTCGTAGAGATCTCCAACAGCTGGAGCGGTGTCATCCGCTTCGGCTTCACCACCCACGACCCCACGACTTTATCCCACTCTCTCCCTAAATACGCCTGCCCGGATCTCACCAACAAGCCTGGCAACTGGGCCAAGGCTTTGGGCGAGAGATTTTGCGAAAAAGACAACATTTTATACTACTACGTGAATTCTGCTGGAGATGTACACTTCGGAGTCAATGGAGAAGATAAAGGATTATTCTTCACTGGAGTAGACACTCGATCACCCCTCTGGGCATTAGTAGATGTATACGGAAACTGTACAGCAGTCCAATTTGCTGACCCTAGAGTCCCCAACCAAGTTAGAAGACCGAATCAAAGTCCTGTAGAAGAAGATAGACTTATATCTTCAATGCGATCGCTGTCTGTCGAGGAACCACTGCCTCAGCCTAGATATCAGAACCCATTAGTGCCTTTAAGTCTACACAGGACTAAAGGGAGGAACGTACAGTTTATAAACGACAGAGGAGTTGCAGCCAGAATCGAGGCTGAATTCTGCCAAGGATATGTCTTCACAGCGCGTCCTATGCGTCCAGGGCAAACTATTGTCGTCCAAATCTTATCTACAGAAACTGCCTACGCTGGTAGTTTAGCTATCGGTCTAACCTCCTGCGATCCAGCTACGTTAAGACCTTGCGATCTGCCTGACGATGCTGAGCAATTATTAGACCGACCTGAATACTGGGTTGTGCGTAGAGACGCTGCTAACGGATTACGCAGAGGCGATGAGCTCGCTGTGACTTTGACCTTAGATGGTGAAGTTAGGGTCAGCAGGAATGGATCAAACCCTATAACAGTGATGCATGTGGATCATACATTAAGGTTATGGGCATTCGTGGATATATACGGGGCGACGCAGAAAGTGAGGATGTTGAGTTCGCAGACGGCTCAAACGCCGCCGCAGCAGTTGAGGGTGCTGGCGGGCTCAGCGCAGCCAATACAGACTGGTGCTGGTGGGACTGTGCTGGTGGTGAGCTTGCCACCTCAGAATGGTGCTCAGAACGCGGCTAATCAGCAGATGACGTTAGCCAGCGCGCATTATATTGAG CCAATCCAGTCATCGCAACTGTGCCTCTCCAGCCTCACCCCCATGTCACCCCCCGCGTGCTCCCCCGCGCCGCCCtacccgcgccgcgccgcccccGACTCTTGCTCCTCCACTCAGAACAGCTGTAACGAACTCGTTAATATACAACCTGAACGCGCTGATCGACCTTCAACGTCGAGGCAACCGAGCCACCACCAACCGATATACTCCGTCATCGGCGAAGGACAAAACCTCACCGGTACAGAATGCACGATCTGCTACGAGAATCCGATAGATTCTGTCCTATACATGTGCGGACATATGTGCATGTGCTACAGATGTGCCGTTCAGCAATGGCGGGGCAAAGGCGGCGGTCAGTGCCCGCTCTGTAGAGCCCAGATCAAAGACGTCATCCGTACGTATAAGTCCTGA